GCCCCCCGAGCCCGCGCCCGAGCCCTGCGGGCCATGCCCGGCCGGCCCTAAGCGCGGGCCGGGGGGGCGTCCCCTTGCGCCCGGGCCCCGCGCTGGCGCCCCCCGGGCCGCCGCCCGGCGCGGGGGCCATGGCGTTCACCTTCGCCGCGTTCTGCTACATGCTCACCCTGGTGCTGTGCGCCTCCCTCATCTTCTTTGTCATCTGGCACGTAAGgccgggctggggctgggggcggggtgggggcaggggcgcaGGGAATGGGAGGGGGACGGATGGATGGTCTCAGGGCCCGGAGAAACTTGGAGCCTTCTCTCCGCTATCGCCCATCAGTCGGCTGCTGTTCACCCCAAGAACACCCCCCATCATCAGCTTCCTTTCCGGGGGCCCCCCTTTCTCCGTCGCCCCCGCCTGTCTGTGGGTATGTCAGTGGGTCCCTgacccccctcccctgccccatgcAGCCTTGGGGTGTGAGGCGAAATTCTAGGATTCTTGCTACTTTGCCTCCTCCTGTTTCCCGCCCCCCCGCAACCATTTAGTCGCCCCCGTTGTCCAACGGGCAGTTTGTCTGTCTGATCTCCCCACCCCCTTTGTGGGTTTTTCCAGCCAGAGTGATGGAGCTGGTTGCTATGGCAACTGCATCTGTTTACAGGACCCACAGATCGCAGAGCCCATTAACCCTTTCCCGTCCCACCccaagcccccacccccacccgagACCCTGCATCGATTGGCTGTAAGCAGCCCCAGAGATCTAACCAGCTCACCTTGGGTTTCCCTGCCCCCTCCTGTCTGGGCTTCCCCCCACTAGGTTTTCTCCGCACTTCCagctttcctcctcttcctgcccccactttcccctttgtCTCCTGTCTCTCTGGGTCTGTCTCTCGCTCCGGCCTTGCCTCACACCTGGGTTCTTCGAAATGTCCGTTTCTCATCCCTTATGCTGATTGCCTTCCCTGAGAGAGGGTCTCTTTCCCCCACTCTCTGGGGCCTTCTCCCCTGCCTGTCTCCCTTCCATCACTGCAGAACTGTCAGTCAGCCTCCAGCTTCTTTTTTGGGACCCCTGCCCCCCTCTCTTTACTGCCCTTTCTTCTCCTCTGTCCCCTGAGGTTTCGGCCACCACCCCATCCCCTCCGCACAGCCTGTGCATCTTGGCCCTGGCCTGCTCCGCTCCGCATCCTCCGCCTGTACGTCCGGCGCACACCTCCCTGGTCATCGCTTTGTGCCCTGCCAGCCCTCTCTCTAGTCCCCCTTCCATCCTCTTCCTTCCCAGTGCCTTACCAGCTTCTCTCTGGGTCTCCCCACTTCATCACTCCTTTCTTTTCCTGGGACCTGCTGCCTGCCTGCTCCATGATCCTCCCTGGCTCTTGACCCGTCTCTCCCTCATCATCCCCTGCTGCCCCCTGCCACCTGTCTCTTTTACACCAGGATTCCATGGACTCTGACTGCGCCCCTCCTGTGTGAGGAGTGAGCCCCATAGGCACCTTCAGACACACACCCCCTCTGCGGCCTCTCTCCCCTGACTTTGCCTCTTTCTGTGGGCCTCTCGgttgctttttctttcctctgcccgcttctctgtctttctcttcctgcatCTCCCCTGGGTCCTTCTTGATCTCCCTGAGCCTTTTGTCTCATGCCAGGGCCTTGGACTATCCTGCGGGGTGGTGGCTGGAGTCCTGAGGACTGGAAGGAATTGAGAGTCACAGTCTGGGCACACAGAGCTAACCAGCTCCTGGAAGAAAGGCTCCTGGAATTCAAAAAGCCCCTTTCTGGGCCTTTCCCCACCCAGAGGCCTCGGGGTCCCTGTGCTCCGGTGGTCCTCAGAGCAGTCCTCCATTCAGCACGCCTGTGTCCAGGCTCCTGAGAACCAGGCTCTGGGCAGTTCTGGGGAAGACTAGGATGAATAAGACTCAGGCTTTGCCCCTGTGGGGCTCCCAGGCTGGAAaaaagggcccaggcattctcagaaaatatttattgagtacatacTACATGTCAGGCATTGTGTTCGCTCAGCTGTTTAGCTGGGCAATCATAGCAAGTCTCTTGTCCTGCGTCCATTTCCTCATTGGTAAAGTAGGCTTGTTGTACATGAGGCCAAGTGTATGTAAGTCCAGGGCAAGGCTTGCCAAGGGGTGTGCGGGTGGGGAGAAGAGGTGTGGTTCTCAATCCAAATTGGTAAGAACTAGAACCTTCCAGGGCAGGACCCCAGATCCCACCACAGACCCTGAGCCCAGGCCCCACTGGTCGCTAGGCAACCCTGGTGGTGAGTGACGCGTGTCTGCTGTCACCATGGGGGGTTGTTTGTTCCAGGGGGCTGAGTCAGCGCCAGGCAGCCTGGGGGGTGGGAGGCGCGACACCCGCCGCCTGCTGGTGGTGCCAGCTCTGGGGCAGACAGACGGCACCCTTCCGCTCCCTGCTGGACCCCATTGCTGTGCCTAACAGGCAGGCGGCTGCCCAGAGTTGGCGGGGGAATTGGGGGAGCAGTTCCAGATGGCCCCAGCTCCCTCCAGGAAGCCCGTGTTCTCTCGCTTCGAGCCTTATGGGGTCTGGGATGCTTGGGGGTGGTGGGCCCGCTGCCTCATCCCGGAGCTGGTGCTGAGGGGAGGGGACCCCAGAAGGCTCCTCTGCCAGCCTTCCTCCCAGGCCAGCTCCCCTCAGGTCCATCTCGTCATCCTCTGAAACACCTGCTCCCTCAAGAGTTCCCATCCCAATGAAGACAGTGCCCACCACCAGATGCCCCAACATCCAAAGTCTCCTTGGGCCCCTTTGCCTCTACTTCACTGCCATTCAAGCCCTCCGGAGTCTGGCTTCTAAATAGCTCTGGAGCCCATCCACACCTCTGCATCCCCACTGCCCTCTCTTCACTCAGATCGCCATGCCTCGCCTACCCGCCCCCAGCACCCAGTCTGCACCCCAAACATCCAAAAGTCCCCTGACTGGTCTGGCTTGAGTGTAGTAAAGTGTTTACAATTTTAACTCTGGAATCCAAGTGGTTTAGAATCCTGGCTTGCCACTAACTAGCTatgtggccttggacaagtcatttaatctatctcagtttcctcatctgcaaaatgaaagtGGTAATACAGCTCCTATATCATCAAGCTGTTGCAAGCATTAAACATAAAGCCTGTTGGCATAAAGGAAGTATCGTGTATGTCTTGGTGGGGACTGTTAGCCAATATGTACTTCCTGCTCGTTCAACCCTAGAACATCTACCTGACAGCCCTCACTCTGCTGCTTTCTACCCCTCAATGGCTCCCTCATACGTTTGTGTTCAAATATCTGGCCCTGCCTTACAAGGCCCCCACGTCTGACGCTGCTGACCACTCCAGCCCATTGTTCACCATTCCCTCTCACCTTACACTTTCACTCTAGCCCCATAGAACCTACAGCTTCCTGAATGTTCCTTGTTCTTCCAACCCTCTGCCACTGTACCTGCTGTTCCCACTGCCCTTCCCCCCATTTGTTCACCAGACAAACACCTGCTCCGAGTCCAGCCTGaactccccatccccaccccatgcTGGATCAGGCGCCTACCCCAGGTTCTGTACTCCGCAGCCCTGATCACCCTGGAATGCGGTTCCCAGTTGTCCTTCTAAGCCTGGGGTTCCTCCCAGACAGGGACTGTGTCCCAGGCTTCTGGGGCCCAGTGTTCAGCACAGGGCCTGCAGACAAGGCACTATCTCTTGGGATGTTTTGGATGGAGGTGTAGTAGACATGTTCTGAAGTGGGCATCAGTATACTAGAATTCCATCCCAAactgttgtgtgaccttgggccaggccccacccctctctgggcctcagtttctctaccTTTGCAGCAAGCTTCATCTGGGTCGATCCCCATCCATGTGTGAATCTCACACCAGAGACGAATGGGTGGGAGGGCCATAAGCTGTTGCCCCAACCCTGACGGGCACACGCCCCTCCCCCAGATCATAGCCTTTGACGAGCTGCGGACTGACTTCAAGAACCCCATCGACCAGGGCAACCCAGCGCGGGCAGTAAGTGATACATGTGCTGCGCCGAGGTGTGTCCGTCCGTCTGTCTTTCCATATGTCGCGGGTGGAGGGCGGCGGGGAGACGGGAAgacgggggtgtgtgtgtggggggcggtGGCCGTGCCCCTTCCTCTTGTCTGTCCCCGCCCCCAGCAAACACCTGGCGCGGGCTCAGGGCTCGGGTTCCTCCTGGCGGGGCAGCCGTTGCCGGGCTCTGGGCCGTTGCCGTGGAGACGCGGGTGAAGATCCCTCCATGGTGACGGTCGCTATGGGGACCGCGCGGCTGCATCCCTGCCGCGCCGCCGAAAACGCCGCAGAGCCTGCTCTGGCGCCCCCTGGTGGCCACGTGCAAGGAGTAGGGGGCGTGGGAGTGCGGCGGGGCGCATCCAGTGCCAGCTCCTTCACGTTCACCGTTGCTGTCTTTTCCTCCCCGACAGCGCGAGCGTTTAAAAAATATCGAACGCATTTGCTGCCTACTGAGGAAGGTCAGTGTCAGGGATAGGGGAGGAAGGCTCCTAGTCCAGCGCAGCCCCACTGTGACCCAGAGCCGGGCTTTCCTCCTCTGTGGTCTGTTTGATCTGCTCTGCCAcgtgggagggagtgggaggctAGAAGCCCTTTTAATCCCAGAGGTCATGGTGGGTGGGCACTTCCCAAGGGCCCTTGAAGCTTGGATCTGTCCTAGCACCTGGCCGCTGACCTGTCACCCTCACTCCCCAGCTGGTGGTCCCAGAATACTCCATCCACGGCCTCTTCTGTCTGATGTTTCTGTGTGCAGCTGAGTGGGTGACCCTAGGCCTCAACATCCCCCTCCTCTTCTACCACCTCTGGAGGTGAGGGCAGCCGCCACCTTTGGGAGGGTGAGATGGGGGATCCAGCAGGATGTGGGTGGGAGCCTTGACGGTGGGCACTCAGACCCCTCTCCCCGCCCAGGTACTTCCACCGCCCTGCAGATGGCTCTGAGGTCATGTATGACGCTGTCTCCATCATGAATGCTGACATTCTCAACTACTGCCAGAAGGAGTCCTGGTGCAAACTCGCCTTCTACCTGCTCTCCTTCTTCTATTACCTGTACAGGTGAGGCCCTGCCCGCTGCAGTCAGAAGTCAGGGAAGGGATGTACCAGGCACCATCCCTTCAATCCCAGGGATGGTTGGGCCCCAAGTTCCTGCCCTTCGCCCTTGATAACTGGGGTGCAACAGGGTGGGTGGCCGGTAGCCGGGTGCGCTTGTGACTTGGCTCACTGCCGTGTCTTCCCACAGTATGGTTTATACGTTGGTGAGTTTCTAAGGGGGAAGCCGGCCAGGGAGTGAGCCCAGAACGGACCGGACGCCTGTGcacccccagccctgggccaCAGAGGCCTcagccctggggagggagggggcactggtgcccccagcctcctctccaccccccaAACTGCTGCTGCGGGGACTTCCCGCCTTCAGAGCCCCCTCCCCTTGGACTAGGGCTGGGCAGATCTCTCAACAGGGGCAGGAGCTCCTCTGCCAGCCTGTGGGCATGGCAGTCAGTCCTGGAAGGGGTGGGACCTTCGGCCTTGTCCGCTTCAGGGGGAATTTAGGCCCTGCCAAGGGGCAGGGCTTGACCCTGGAAGTTCTGGGCCGCCCCCTCCATCCCCCACCTTGAGGCTCCCCCTGCAGGTGGGGGGGTACCCACACCCGGAATGAGCAGGCTCAGCAGGGGGGCAGCCCCACCCCTAgtctgccctctcccctcccccaggctgtCTCTCCAGACCCCTTCCTGTCCCCACTTGCCCCAACCCCAGCCTACCCAGTCTCTTGGACCTATTTTCTATGTTGCCTGGAGGAGTACGGCACCCCCTCCCCGGCCATTTGTGACAAAATATGAATAAACTACTGCAAACACATGGGCCCCATTCTGCTCCTAAAAGGCTTAGAGAGGAGATGGGGGGAAAGGGGGAAGCACCCCACTAGCCTACAGACCCCTCTAGGACCGCCTCAGATGGATCGGAGGCTTTCGAGGTCTCCTTAGCAGCTGCCTGCTTCCACTTCACTTTCCCAGCCACATATAAACAACTATTTCTGTTGAAACACTTCcatctgccttccaaggcagtATCAAGGCCACCAACTCCAGGAAGACCTCCTTGGAGAAAAGTGGTGGTCCCTGTCCCCTGGCCAATGCAAAGACCGAGAAGTGTTAGCAAATCACCCCCACAAGCCCCAGAAACAAGGGTCAAACAGAATCAAGGAAATCGAATCTTCAATGTATGGAAAAATCAGTGCCAGCAGGGATGGGGGTCACCGGACCAGATGGAAAGTCAGCCAGTATATGATAAGGGGCTGAAAGGCTGCAGCTCCCAGTGTCAGGTAGAGCTGGAGACGTTGTCGGGGGGCCGGGCCCCCCATGCTGTCAGGTCCCAGGGCTGCTGTTCGCAAAGAGCGCAcctggaagaaaggagagagctgAAGCTGGGCCGGGAGGAGGAGGCCTGTCTGCAGCTCCGACCCCAGGCAAAGAGGAGCCAGCCCCGGACTCACAATGAAGTACATGAGTGCGGACGAAGTCCAGGCCAGCGCCACGTAGTAGCCATCGCTGCCGAAGAGCAGGCCCGTGAGGACACTGAGGATCATCCTAcagggggcgggggcaggagggaggaagaaaagactGGAGGCCCCTGAGGGTCCAGGCCTGAGACTGCCCCAGAGCCCAGCCTAGACCCCAGCTACCATCACTGGGGCCC
The genomic region above belongs to Bos taurus isolate L1 Dominette 01449 registration number 42190680 breed Hereford chromosome 29, ARS-UCD2.0, whole genome shotgun sequence and contains:
- the CNIH2 gene encoding protein cornichon homolog 2 isoform X2, whose protein sequence is MAFTFAAFCYMLTLVLCASLIFFVIWHIIAFDELRTDFKNPIDQGNPARARERLKNIERICCLLRKLVVPEYSIHGLFCLMFLCAAEWVTLGLNIPLLFYHLWRYFHRPADGSEVMYDAVSIMNADILNYCQKESWCKLAFYLLSFFYYLYSMVYTLVSF
- the CNIH2 gene encoding protein cornichon homolog 2 isoform X1 — its product is MGSWAAAGAGGGPAGSARCSRPASPEAAWLAPLSWLVLGSSQIIAFDELRTDFKNPIDQGNPARARERLKNIERICCLLRKLVVPEYSIHGLFCLMFLCAAEWVTLGLNIPLLFYHLWRYFHRPADGSEVMYDAVSIMNADILNYCQKESWCKLAFYLLSFFYYLYSMVYTLVSF